The following is a genomic window from Nicotiana tabacum cultivar K326 chromosome 3, ASM71507v2, whole genome shotgun sequence.
TTTGGTTGGTTATATACTTCTAAGCAACCGTGTGGCTGCACGTTCACTACATTATTTTACTTGTTTGAGTTCCAACTTCCAACCGCACGAGTGAAGTTGACCTAAAATCATGTTGTCAAAACATTAGCTCACTTGAATCAAGTCCCCCCTccctctttcctcatttgtttgtctTTCCCCTTTCTTTTTTGGAGTGAATTTCTTTTTGAATTGTTTGTCAAGCGAGACTATTGTGGCTTGATTTAAACCGTTGattgtttaaaaaaattataaaattatcaATTTCCCTGCTCACCAGATAGGTAAACTCTTTTATGTGTCACACCCATCAGAAGACttgttaattattaaaagaaagggcagcccggtgcactaagtcCTCGCTATGCGCAGTGTTCgtggaagggccggaccacaagggtctgtTATACgtagtcttaccctgcatttctgcaagtgGCTGTTTTCGCGGCTTGAACCCGTTGACATGataacaactttaccagttacgccaaggcttccCGCTGgttaattattattaaaagaaaattcgaGAAATTTTGTTTTGTTGAAGTGGTAGACGTGGGGGTGCGTAGTCTTCGAGAGAATTGCTAAAACTAAATCAGGCAGTGCTTCCCATGTCTTAAAATTATTTTACATACTCTGAGAAAGATAAGAGTGAGAGAGAGAACGTGGGAATCATAACTAAGGTTTTGGAAGACATGGTGTCCACAATCTAACTCCACCACATTTCTCCCTTAAATACCTCACTTGATGTGCACCTCCCTTCAGTCTTAATAAACTCTTAGCTTCAGAGCTGAAATATGGCTCCCTTTATGGATCCTCAAGAATCAGATAATGAAACTTTCATTGAAGTAACTAACCTCAGTGATCGCCCGATTATCTATATCCAGGATCCGTCTATGAGCAAACCCAAGTTGCTACTTAAGAAGGAGAGCCTGGGTAGTGCGAAGCAGATTTCAGTTGATCCAATCTCCCTGAAAGAATCAAATGAAATGGCGATCCCCCATCCGAAATCCCAACCTCTGACCATTCCTGTTACACCCAATAACAAGTTCTTGAGCTCCAGCCTACCCAACTCAACAGCCTTATCTCCAGAATTTGtatcaaagaagaagaaaaaccaaTTCAGTCAACTACCATCTCCTCTGTCATCAACCAATCATTTGGCTAGGCAACACTCTCACTCTGTGGCACTAACAAACCTCCATCGGTTGAGAGAAATTCACTTACAGAGGAGCAAGTCGTGTGGCGAAGGCAGAGCCAGCGCCCCACCTGAAGAATTTGATATTTGGTTCACCCCCAATAATAGCGTTAAACATGTAGCTGCTGCTGAGGACAGCAACAAGTTAAACAATAATAACTCATTCCAAGAATCATCAGAAGGCGTCAGAACGGATGGAACGTATAAAGGAAAAATGTTGGAGGGTCGAAATCAGGAGGAGAAATTCAAATGTGGAGCTCTGTGTTTGTTCATTCCAGGTTTGGGAAAGGGAATCAAACATATAAGATCTGGGAGAAGGCAAGAAAGTGGAATAACAGTATCATCAGAAATGGGACATCATGTAGTTTCAAGGACAGTGTCGTTGGAGAAATTCGAATGCGGATCGTGGACATCATCGGCGGCTATAATGAACGACGTAGGAGATGCTTCAAATAACATGTTTTTTGATCTGCCAATGGAGCTCATCCGTTGCAGTACTGCGAACGATGACACTCTTTCCCCTGTAACGACAGCATTTGTTTTCGATAAGGAAGTGAAAGGCGTCCTCAagcacacaacaacaacaacaacaacaactcacaGGAAATCGCATGAATCAGCGCGCCATGTTCGGTTTTCTACGTCGTCCCCGACATCATACCCGCCCTCGCCCACATCCTGCATAACACCACGAATTCTCCAGGCTAGAGAAGATTTCAGTACCTTCCTAGAAGCTCAGAGTGCATGATACGATAATCTCCTCCCTTTTTTTGGGGTCTATTACCACTTCTAATATAGTAGCTATCTTGGTTGTGCCCCCGTATGCATTTACTCCGTCCTCGGCATGAAACGAAAGAAACATAAAGTATATATCAACCTTTGTTCATATGGATAGTAATATATGAAATGAACTCATGAGAGCTGACTGCTGAGTGATACCGAACGGTACTATAATGTGTAAGAAGTAAATTTATTTGTTTAAACTTCTGCATTACTCAGGAGTGCAATATTTGATTTACAACGCAAAACTCTGCGTTACTATATTAATCTATGCATAACTAGCACTCCTGCATTATTTGGTTTCTACGTAACCAATGCGCCATTATTTGCTTTGTATTTTTAAGCTCTATAATGCTAAATATCCACATAACTATGCAAAaatctatatatttattttatgcgggATAAAATGTGAAATAAATATGTGCTTATCGATCAACAATACCTGCTTAACAATATCTAAAGACAAATTCATGTATAACAATccatgcattattattttttatataccaATCCTTGTGTTAATTACTATTCCCCATATATAGCAATCTTTATATTAGTATTCGCTTCATAACGTTCTTCGCATTATAATCCCGACAAGATTAAGCTAATGAAAGACAATTAAGTGGAATGAATAtgggtaaatttcacaaatatAATTATGACTTTTTCATTATAATTATatgaccatttgtgaaatttacccgATGAATATTCGTTGGAGTTTGTAGCTCTTAGGAGGCTTCCGACCAAAGCTCCCTCTCAGAACTGTAGTATCCAACAATGGTTAAGCCCAATAAATATACAACTCTAAAACGGGCGGCCTGTAGAAGATTTCAATTATAACACATCAACGTCGCTAAAAACTTGCAATCACTTTCGGAAATATGAATGTGCCATAAATTTCTAATTTGTTTTTACCTGTAAATTAAAGGAAACTTGATCCTGTGGGAGCATTCAAAAAGGTTTTAGAGAATATCACTTGGTGAGAGTATTATACCATAAATAAAGTACATTTACTTGCACTAAAAGAACTGACACTGGTGAATGGTGATATCCCTATTGTACCATCGATAGGATTCTTTTCAATTCCTACATACTCCATAGATATAGAAATATTGGAGTGAAAATCATTTACACCCCTAACTTTGTTTTAGAGTAAACTCACACTCCAACTTTCAAAAATAGATATTCCCCCGCTCATATCTCTATTGAATTTCTAAAATGCTTATATTACCGTCTAtattatcaacttttgtttccttttttactGTTTCGATGTCATGAATCATGATATTCTTTCTATTTATTAAAATCAATGTTATCGACTTATATATAGAAcacaaaaaagtttaaaaaatgaaaaataggaatCAAGCATATTAGTTAATAATATCGAATAAAGAAAGAAATAGCATTAAGAATAGTTTGctcatatcattatttttattagtagtaatcaaaactcaaaaatctatTTAATTTAAACAATCAAGAATAAAAGAGCGAACAATTTATAAACACATAGTCAATGCAGGCAATACAAAATCATAATTATTAATAATATAAGTAGATTTTATaacaaatttctaaaaatattatttatttagctTTAAATGAATTTTAAGTCACCATTTATAAAATATTTCGTTTTAACGACAATCTAAACTAAAATTTGTATACAGAATGGAGAATAAGAGATAAATTAGAACTCAAATATACACTTAAAGCATCTaatatttaaataacaatcaTAAAAGATTAACGATAGAAATTGCAATAAATTCAGAAAAGCACTGTTGTATTCATAATTTAAACTTAAATTatactttaaaataaaaaaataacataatttaCATTATAGGTGAAACACGTAGgtcaaaaatatcatatttaataAAAGAAGTATTACAGAGAGGGGATCGAAAATATTAAGGGCAAAATACATTGCGGGAAATTGTGTATTGCTCGTAATTAGAAGGGGAGTTTGATTTCAAAGCAAAATTAAGACGTAAATGATTTTCACCTAAAATACTGTTTTGTTTTATTGTGTTACAACTGAATGGACCTTAACAATAACTCACAAGTTTTTGGACAACAAATATCAAAATTAAACAGAACTCATAAGGCAAAGTTGAATGGAAGTGATCAACAAGCCAGGAAACTCATTCCTCTTGTGATTTCCATAACACAAATTCACTGTGTTTAATATGTTTTTTAATACAACATTATGTTTATTTTCCTTTGATCGTACAAAGTAAGGCAAGATTcgactacctcctaacctacaaccctaatacttgACCTTCACATCTTTCTATCAAGTGACGTGGAGGTcaagtattagggttgtaggttaggacgTAGcagagtgttgatacccaatttttccctatatattttcaatatgcaaaataccttcaaaataacatatatatgcatatgtaagtatgtccaaatattttatcatttttccaaaaattttaaagatttttaattaaatttatttccttttttttatccataaaaacccaataattgtttccaaaattgttattttggtaattcgtttattggatttttatattttatgctaaaatatagctaaggtaatttttgcatatttttataaattttagctaaaattgcataaaattgcAATATCCCTTTTAAGATTcgcccttaccatttttaaccttaaacgaccccttaccctacctcattcttcaccaaacgccgcccttgaatcccttttctctcaattctctctaaaacctcacatgaaccctagccgccgccatctaATCCCACCCTAATCTACCTCaacccctgcctaatccatgATCTCTCATGGCCATTGGAAATGTGTATTggcctcctatggctcctgggCATTTGTTTATGTGGTTTCATGGCCAGACCTCGAGggaatctggtccagtccttgctcgacttctgttcatggcctttctccggccatccatgaTCTTTTCCCgaccattcatggcctttcaaggcaggTCCTTGACTTTTCTGGTTAGATCAGTAACTTTCAtggtctttctcaccttttctgggttttccgaaaccctaatctttaagatttttcaattttctttcagatctgccTTAGATCTATACTTACTATGAatttcttaagtgttttctcgaaggttcttcaacttttctttcaaaatgactcttcattttttccgattagggtttctcTTAACCTCTCTTTTAAAGATCACTTctctgattttggtgttgtttcatgatttttctatgttacttgtttatgctttccttctacttgagtcAGCATGTTAAAAACCCTAGTTCCTTTTAGTCTTATCCGAGTTTTGAAATTGTTTGCTTAAATGTAGTCTTATCTTAAGTTCTttgtttatgactcttttttcCTTGTTCCACTTGTCTGATTTGAGTTCTTTTCATCTCTTAAACGCGGCTATTgttgaagccctaatttcttaaaaaggGGTTTTTCTCACTTATtactactgtgagacctttacttgtttctgatttCTCTTACCTgatactatgttcttcttcactgttgattctatgtgactacttgacctacttgactgCTGAGCTTCGAATATTTTCTTACTGCTAAATCCTAGCTTATTTCTGCCactactgtatgtttgtgttatctcttttgccaatgtgtttggcctcgtatgtctgatgcttctgttcactctatttatacaCTAAAGTGCAAAatcatgtttcttccttgattgatcgTGATATTGTGACTGATTacaaaagcttttcttttatgaaccctaatttcacttgcctctttaaaattaattgattcctttccctttactgtgatgttttaccttgctgaaccctttcccaaaataaatatattttgtacttagacttaatTATTTACTTCATGCTTTTATTGCCCCTTATATGACAATAATCTATCTATCCATAAACtgatttctttacttaattaaacCTGCTACTACCCGTTaagcagtgattccttaattaaagggaatcacttgtgttaattgattctgacttaTGATTATTTTCATGTTTGTGTTTGAGACTTTACCTCtccttcactcgttttcaaaactataaataccctgcacccCCTCTTCTTTAAAACAcacgaacaatttgagttcaagaacacatttacactcaaaactttctctcttttctctactactacttgtgctattgctttgtctagccagctgaaagccagAGCTAGGTTGTGGAAACttgcttacttttcctttctgcTCTTTGCTTCTTTACttgtatgtcctagttaattttcaagcatcaacaacaacatgtttctttaattgTTC
Proteins encoded in this region:
- the LOC107773690 gene encoding uncharacterized protein LOC107773690 — translated: MAPFMDPQESDNETFIEVTNLSDRPIIYIQDPSMSKPKLLLKKESLGSAKQISVDPISLKESNEMAIPHPKSQPLTIPVTPNNKFLSSSLPNSTALSPEFVSKKKKNQFSQLPSPLSSTNHLARQHSHSVALTNLHRLREIHLQRSKSCGEGRASAPPEEFDIWFTPNNSVKHVAAAEDSNKLNNNNSFQESSEGVRTDGTYKGKMLEGRNQEEKFKCGALCLFIPGLGKGIKHIRSGRRQESGITVSSEMGHHVVSRTVSLEKFECGSWTSSAAIMNDVGDASNNMFFDLPMELIRCSTANDDTLSPVTTAFVFDKEVKGVLKHTTTTTTTTHRKSHESARHVRFSTSSPTSYPPSPTSCITPRILQAREDFSTFLEAQSA